From Neisseria cinerea:
GCACCGCGCCGCGCCATGCTTTCCGCAAGGATGCCGCCGCCGCAGCCTACATCCAAAACACGTTTGCCGCACAAATCCGCGTGTCCGTCGATATAATCGAGCCGGAGCGGATTGATGTCATGCAAGGGCTTGAATTCGCCCGATTTATCCCACCATTTGTCGGCAATCCGGCTGAATTTGGCAATTTCCTCTGCGTCCACATTATATTTTCTGTCAGACATCCTGCCTCCCATCATTCAAAAACACGGCGGCGTCCGCCGTTGCCCAAAAGGAAAAAGATTATACTATGGAACGTCATGCCGTCTGAACAGACTTTCAGACGGCATGACCGCAAACACCTTACAGCCCCCCGCACTTTACGGCATAATGGCGGCCACGCTTTTCGTCAGAAAGATAAAATATGTCAACCAAAACCCCTTCCCTGTTCGGCGGCGCGATGATTATCGCCGGTACGGTTATCGGCGCAGGCATGCTTGCCAACCCGACCGCCACATCCGGCGTATGGTTTACCGGCTCGCTGGCCGTGTTGCTGTACACCTGGTTTTCCATGCTCTCCAGCGGCCTGATGATTTTGGAAGTCAACACCCACTATCCGCACGGCGCAAGTTTCGACACCATGGTCAAAGACCTGCTCGGACGGAGCTGGAACATCATCAACGGCATCGCCGTCGCTTTCGTTTTATACCTGCTTACCTACGCCTACATCTTCGTCGGCGGCGACCTGACCGCCAAAGGGCTGGGCAGCGCGGTAGGCGGCGACGTTTCACTCACCGTCGGACAACTCGTCTTCTTCGGCATTCTCGCCTTTTGCGTATGGACATCCGCACGCTTGGTCGACCGCTTCACCAGCGTCCTCATCGGCGGCATGGTATTAACCTTTATTTGGGCAACCGGCGGCCTGATTGCCGATGCCAAAATGCCCGTCCTCTTCGACACCCAAGCCCCCGTCGGCACCAGTTACTGGATTTATGTCGCCACCGCCCTGCCCGTCTGCCTCGCTTCCTTCGGCTTCCACGGCAACGTCTCCAGCCTGCTCAAATACTTTAAAGGCGACGCGCCCAAAGTAGCTAAATCGATCTGGACGGGCACACTGATTGCGCTAGTGATTTACGTCCTCTGGCAAATTGCCATCCAAGGCAACCTGCCGCGCAACGAGTTCGCCCCCGTCATCGCCGCCGAAGGGCAAGTCTCCGTCCTGATTGAAACCCTGTCCAAATTCGCCCAAACCGGCAATATGGATAAAATATTGTCCCTGTTTTCCTACATGGCAATCGCCACCTCGTTTTTAGGCGTAACCTTAGGTCTGTTCGACTACATCGCCGACATCTTCAAATGGAACGACAGCATCTCCGGCCGCACCAAAACCGCCGCGCTGACCTTCCTGCCGCCTCTAATTTCCTGCCTGCTCTTCCCCACCGGTTTCGTTACCGCCATCGGCTACGTCGGCCTGGCGGCAACCGTCTGGACAGGCATCATCCCCGCCATGCTGCTCTACCGTTCGCGCAAAAAATTCGGCGCAGGCAAAACCTATAAAGTTTACGGCGGCTTGTGGCTGATGGTTTGGGTCTTCCTTTTCGGCATCGTCAACATCGCCGCACAGGTATTGAGCCAAATGGAACTCGTCCCCGTATTTAAAGGATAAAGGCAAAATGCCGTCTGAACGAGTTTTCAGACGGCATTTTCGTAACCGTTGCAGCCATGCGGCAAAAAGCTAACGGGCAATTTTCAAAACGTCGTACAGATAGTTGCGGTAATTTCCGACCAACTCCCGGTTCGGGCAGTCTTCCAACCCTCCGCCGCACAAACCGCGCATCGCCATATTCGCACGCATGAAGCCGTCTTTGGCTTCCAAACCCGCCGCCTCCATCAGCACGCCGCCTGCAAAGGCAAGGTCGAGGAAATCCTGCCGCTGTACGAATCCGCCAGCAATATTGCTCCTGACGGCAAACTGCGTTACATAATCCGGCTGCGCGTAATCCCATTTCTTCCTGACGGACACGCCCTCAAACGGTACCTGATGATCGCCGAAATAACCGAAAACAAAGGGTTTTCCGCGTTCGTGCAGATAACGGTCGAAACTTTCCACCGCTTTGTCCAAATCGGCAATGCGCCCGATGTAGTCATTAAGCGCGGATATGGTTTTCGCATTCAAATCGGGCACATCCAAATCAAACACATTATCGGTATCCGTCCGATACGGCCCGTGCTCCTTCATGGTCAGCACATATACGAACATCGGTTGGCGCACGTTTTCCAAATCGGGATGGCGTTTTTCCAAAATCATCCGCACATACTGCATCATTTCCTCACTGGAAATGTGCCACAGGTTTTTGCCCATCGGCGCGGGATAGCCCAAATCTTGCGGCTGGAACATCAGATTAAAGCCGAAATGGTCATATGCTGCCTTGGCATTGTAGTTGCCCTTGGTAAACGGCGAGAGCGCCACGCAAAAATAACCGTGTTCGCGCAGGTTGCGGACAAAACCGGTCTGCAAATGCGGTACGACCGAGTAAAACACGCCGCTTGCCAACGCGCCGAAATCCGTGGACGGAACACCCGCCAAAAACGCAAATTCGGACTTCCACGTTGCGCCGCCGAAAGTATGCACGCGCAAAGGTGAGGAAAATACGGTATCTTCCTGCCGTCCGAACATTTTCAAATCGGGAATCTTGGCGGCGGCAAAGTCGAAACAGTGCGGATCGAGCGTCGATTCCATCAGGGTAACGACAATATCGGGTTTTTCATCCGACATGCCGCACGGCTGGGTTTCAGACGGCATCTGTTTGGCAAACCCCTCTCCATCGCCCTCGAACACGGGTACTTGGAAAAACACCGCCCGACAGGACATCGGCAGGTTCAAAAACACGTCGCGCCCGTCGTCCGGCAGCGAGTCCAGCCACGTCTTTACCGCGCCCGGATGTTTGGAAAAATGCCGCATTGACACGAACGCCGCCGCAAACAAAACCGCGCCCGCCCACCGCCACGGCACACCCAAAGTATCCGCACCGCTCCAGCCGAAAACCGCATATGCCGCCAAAGCCAGCAGCCCCGCCATACCGATAACCGCTTCCTTATAATGGAACAGCGTTTCCCAATTCCGCCAGTCGGCAATCAGCAAAAAGTCGGAAATCAACAGCGGCTGTTTGTAATAATGGATTTTCAGCCTGTGGAACAGTATCAGCACCACAAACCAGACCGAAGCGAAATTCAAGGCGCGCTGCCACTGCGCCGTCAACATCAGCATACCGCCCGCCAAAAAGACAAACAGCGCGGACGCGAAAAAATACGTCCAGCGGTAGTGCGACCTGACAATCAGCACCAACGCCGCCGTTACAAACAAAAACAGGAAAACATAGGCAACCATCCCGCCCCACTCCTCAAAACGGCATACCTGAGCCATTGCGAATTATTATCGAAAGCGTGCATTATAATGCAGCACAGGCGCATTTCCACCGATATTTCAGTATAATGCCATCCCCGAACCTGCCCAACCCAAAGGAACCGTGATGAAACTCATCATTCTCGACCGCGACGGCGTCATCAACCAGGACCGCGACGACTTCGTCAAATCCGTTGACGAGTGGATACCTATCGAAGGCAGCATGGATGCGGTGGCATTCCTGACGCAGGCAGGCTGCACCGTTGCCGTCGCCACCAACCAATCCGGCATCGGCCGCAAATATTTTACCGTTCAAGACCTCACCGAAATGCATGCCAAAATGCACCGCCTCATCCGTCAGGCAGGCGGGGAAATCGACGGCATCTGGTTCTGCCCGCATACCGGCGCCGACGGCTGCGGCTGCCGCAAGCCCAAACCGGGCATGATTGAAGACATCCTCGAACGCTTCAACGCCCAAGCTTCGGAAACTTGGCTGGTCGGCGACAGCCTGCGCGATTTGCAGGCAATCGATGCCGTCGGCGGAAAACCCGCGCTGGTTCTGACCGGAAAAGGCAAAAAAACGCTCTCCCAACACGGACACGAATTGCCCGAACACACACAGGTTTTCGATACCCTGCTCGATTTCTCACAATACATCATGCAGGAAAACGCCGCACCGCAAGCCGACTGAACATACCGCATTCCGACAAGGCAAAACCATGCTCATCATCCGCAACCTGATTTACTGGCTGATACTCTGTTCCAGCCTGATTTTCCTCTTTCCCTTTATGCTGCTCGCCTCGCCTTTCCGTGACGGGGCGCACAAGATGGCGCGGGTCTGGGTCGGTATCCTCAACTGGTCGCTCAAACACATCGTCGGGCTCAAATACCGTATCATCGGCGCGGAAAACATTCCGGACCGCCCCGCCGTTATCTGCGCCAAACACCAAAGCGGCTGGGAAACGCTTGCCCTCCAGGACATTTTTCCGCCGCAGGTTTACGTTGCCAAGCGCGAGTTGTTCAAAATCCCCTTTTTCGGCTGGGGTTTGAAGCTGGTCAAAACCATAGGCATAGACCGCAACAACCGCCGCGAAGCCAACGAACAGCTCA
This genomic window contains:
- the gmhB gene encoding D-glycero-beta-D-manno-heptose 1,7-bisphosphate 7-phosphatase produces the protein MKLIILDRDGVINQDRDDFVKSVDEWIPIEGSMDAVAFLTQAGCTVAVATNQSGIGRKYFTVQDLTEMHAKMHRLIRQAGGEIDGIWFCPHTGADGCGCRKPKPGMIEDILERFNAQASETWLVGDSLRDLQAIDAVGGKPALVLTGKGKKTLSQHGHELPEHTQVFDTLLDFSQYIMQENAAPQAD
- a CDS encoding aromatic amino acid transporter, producing the protein MSTKTPSLFGGAMIIAGTVIGAGMLANPTATSGVWFTGSLAVLLYTWFSMLSSGLMILEVNTHYPHGASFDTMVKDLLGRSWNIINGIAVAFVLYLLTYAYIFVGGDLTAKGLGSAVGGDVSLTVGQLVFFGILAFCVWTSARLVDRFTSVLIGGMVLTFIWATGGLIADAKMPVLFDTQAPVGTSYWIYVATALPVCLASFGFHGNVSSLLKYFKGDAPKVAKSIWTGTLIALVIYVLWQIAIQGNLPRNEFAPVIAAEGQVSVLIETLSKFAQTGNMDKILSLFSYMAIATSFLGVTLGLFDYIADIFKWNDSISGRTKTAALTFLPPLISCLLFPTGFVTAIGYVGLAATVWTGIIPAMLLYRSRKKFGAGKTYKVYGGLWLMVWVFLFGIVNIAAQVLSQMELVPVFKG
- a CDS encoding lysophospholipid acyltransferase family protein; protein product: MLIIRNLIYWLILCSSLIFLFPFMLLASPFRDGAHKMARVWVGILNWSLKHIVGLKYRIIGAENIPDRPAVICAKHQSGWETLALQDIFPPQVYVAKRELFKIPFFGWGLKLVKTIGIDRNNRREANEQLIKQGLARKNEGYWITIFPEGTRLAPGKRGKYKLGGARMAKMFEMDIVPVALNSGEFWPKNSFLKYPGEITVVICPTIPHASGSEAELMEKCEHLIETQQPLISGAGPFAAKMPSETV
- a CDS encoding LTA synthase family protein, with product MVAYVFLFLFVTAALVLIVRSHYRWTYFFASALFVFLAGGMLMLTAQWQRALNFASVWFVVLILFHRLKIHYYKQPLLISDFLLIADWRNWETLFHYKEAVIGMAGLLALAAYAVFGWSGADTLGVPWRWAGAVLFAAAFVSMRHFSKHPGAVKTWLDSLPDDGRDVFLNLPMSCRAVFFQVPVFEGDGEGFAKQMPSETQPCGMSDEKPDIVVTLMESTLDPHCFDFAAAKIPDLKMFGRQEDTVFSSPLRVHTFGGATWKSEFAFLAGVPSTDFGALASGVFYSVVPHLQTGFVRNLREHGYFCVALSPFTKGNYNAKAAYDHFGFNLMFQPQDLGYPAPMGKNLWHISSEEMMQYVRMILEKRHPDLENVRQPMFVYVLTMKEHGPYRTDTDNVFDLDVPDLNAKTISALNDYIGRIADLDKAVESFDRYLHERGKPFVFGYFGDHQVPFEGVSVRKKWDYAQPDYVTQFAVRSNIAGGFVQRQDFLDLAFAGGVLMEAAGLEAKDGFMRANMAMRGLCGGGLEDCPNRELVGNYRNYLYDVLKIAR